One genomic segment of Brassica napus cultivar Da-Ae chromosome A3, Da-Ae, whole genome shotgun sequence includes these proteins:
- the BNAA03G49580D gene encoding uncharacterized protein BNAA03G49580D, with protein sequence MSETCNFLGLRLRSNPPLPFSNSSALNLLTAASRPFHRWIRASSRRRLVLGGFAGASFWMNNMSGNIGGKSFIASARQTNPSPVEQALSKVEWPENFPFKEEDFQRFDESSDSTFYEAPRFVTHIDDPAIAALTKYYSKVLPESETPGVSILDMCSSWVSHYPAGYKQERIVGMGMNEEELKRNPVLTEYIVQDLNVDPKLPFEDNSFQVITNVVSVDYLTKPLVVFKEMNRILKPGGLALMSFSNRCFFTKAISIWTSTGDADHALIVGSYFHYAGGYEPPQAVDISPNPGRSDPMYVVFSRKLPVA encoded by the exons ATGTCGGAAACTTGTAACTTTCTTGGCCTCAGACTCAGATCAAATCCTCCTCTCCCATTCTCAAACTCCTCTGCTCTGAATCTCCTAACGGCTGCGTCGAGACCTTTCCACCGTTGGATTCGCGCCTCTTCACGTCGTCGGTTGGTTCTCGGCGGTTTCGCCGGCGCTTCGTTTTGGATGAACAACATGTCCGGTAATATTGGCGGCAAATCATTCATAGCTTCCGCGAGGCAGACGAACCCTTCTCCCGTCGAACAG GCGTTGAGCAAAGTGGAATGGCCTGAGAACTTCCCTTTCAAAGAAGAAGATTTCCAGCGATTCGACGA GTCGTCTGATTCAACATTCTACGAAGCGCCACGGTTTGTGACACACATTGATGATCCAGCAATAGCTGCATTGACAAAGTACTACTCCAAGGTTTTGCCTGAGAGCGAAACTCCGGGAGTGAGCATACTCGATATGTGTAGCAGTTGG GTAAGTCATTATCCAGCTGGGTATAAGCAAGAACGAATTGTTGGAATGGGTATGAATGAAGAAGAACTTAAGCGCAATCCG GTTCTCACCGAGTACATAGTCCAAGACTTAAACGTGGATCCAAAGCTTCCTTTTGAAGACAATTCTTTCCAAGTTATTACCAATGTG GTAAGTGTGGATTATCTTACAAAGCCACTTGTAGTTTTCAAGGAAATGAACAGAATCCTCAAGCCAGGAGGACTCGCTCTAATGAG CTTCTCCAACCGTTGCTTCTTTACTAAAGCAATCTCGATATGGACATCGACTGGTGACGCAGATCATGCTCTCATTGTTGGATCATACTTTCACTATGCTGGTGGATATGAACCTCCTCAG GCCGTTGATATATCTCCAAATCCAGGACGTTCGGATCCAATGTACGTTGTGTTCTCGAGAAAACTCCCAGTGGCCTAA
- the LOC106386277 gene encoding protein arginine N-methyltransferase 1.1-like, with amino-acid sequence MTKKNNNNNEEEEEFVSFGHNLNTKIRFEDADEDETAQGSAEAATAQDEPMCDAADITTDAADDTTSADYYFDSYSHFGIHEEMLKDVVRTKTYQNVIYQNKFLIKDKVVLDVGAGTGILSLFCAKAGAKHVYAVECSQMADMAKEIVKANGFSDVITVLKGKIEEIELPTPKVDVIISEWMGYFLLFENMLDSVLYARNKWLVDGGIVLPDKASLFLTAIEDSEYKEDKIEFWNSVYGFDMSCIKKKAMMEPLVDTVDQKQIVTDSRLLKTMDISKMSSGDASFTAPFKLVAQRNDYIHALVAYFDVSFTMCHKLLGFSTGPKSRATHWKQTVMYLEDVLTICEGETITGSMSVSYNKKNPRDVDIKLSYSLDGQHSKISRTQHYKMR; translated from the exons ATgacgaagaagaacaacaacaacaacgaggaggaagaagagttcGTCAGCTTTGGACACAATCTGAACACGAAGATACGCTTCGAAGACGCTGATGAAGACGAAACTGCACAAGGCTCCGCTGAAGCCGCCACCGCCCAAGATGAACCCATGTGCGACGCCGCAGATATCACAACCGACGCCGCCGATGATACCACCAGCGCCGATTACTACTTCGACTCCTACTCTCACTTCG GGATTCATGAA GAGATGTTGAAGGATGTAGTGAGAACCAAGACTTACCAGAACGTGATTTACCAGAACAAGTTTCTCATCAAGGACAAAGTTGTTCTTGATGTTGGTGCTGGGACAGGGATCTTGTCTCTCTTCTGCGCCAAGGCTGGAGCTAAACATGTCTACGCT GTTGAATGTTCTCAAATGGCTGACATGGCTAAGGAGATTGTCAAGGCCAATGGCTTTTCTGATG TTATAACGGTATTGAAAGGGAAGATTGAGGAGATAGAGCTTCCTACTCCTAAAGTGGATGTGATTATATCTGAGTGGATGGGTTACTTTTTGTTGTTTGAAAACATGTTGGACAGTGTCCTTTACGCTCGCAACAAATGGCTT GTTGATGGTGGGATTGTGTTACCAGACAAAGCCTCTCTCTTTCTTACAGCCATAGAGGATTCAGAGTATAAAGAAGACAAAATTGAAT TTTGGAACAGTGTGTATGGTTTTGACATGTCATGCATCAAGAAAAAGGCTATGATGGAGCCGCTTGTTGACACCGTCGACCAAAAACAGATCGTCACTGATAGTAGGCTACTTAAG ACGATGGATATCTCAAAGATGTCTTCTGGTGATGCTTCCTTCACTGCTCCCTTCAAACTTGTTGCACAACGCAATGACTACATCCACGCCCTTGTAGCCTACTTTGACGTGTCGTTTACCATGTGCCACAAGCTTCTAGGCTTCTCAACAG GACCGAAGTCACGGGCCACGCACTGGAAACAAACAGTCATGTACCTTGAAGATGTGTTAACAATATGTGAAGGTGAGACAATCACTGGAAGCATGTCGGTTTCTTATAACAAGAAGAATCCTAGAGACGTTGACATTAAGCTAAGCTATTCTTTGGATGGTCAGCATTCAAAGATCTCAAGGACTCAACACTACAAAATGCGTTGA